A window of Deltaproteobacteria bacterium CG11_big_fil_rev_8_21_14_0_20_42_23 contains these coding sequences:
- a CDS encoding deoxyguanosinetriphosphate triphosphohydrolase, which produces MLSASEYEAREKKFLQSYAVKASETKGRIFEEEPPSFRSHFQRDRDRIIHCEAFRRLEYKTQVFANDEGDHYRTRLTHTLEVAQISRTIARTLGLNEDLAEAIALAHDLGHTPFGHRGEETLDALMKSHGGYEHNHQSYRIITKLERRYPEFDGLNLCYEVREGVAKHSGEYNKPNLSDFSDDGYPNLEAQVVDCADQIAYMNHDLDDGLQSQKISFDQLEEVSLWKDNFNAVKEKYPNAKPKLLKYQTIRRLITLLILDLQEEALRRIHEYKIKTVNDVRERGKNCIRFSPKQEKRNTELLQFLYAHFYRHPDIEKMAKRSDAVISGLYEVYLNNIELLPKSLCEKIKAEGKRERSVCDYIAGMTDRYALLQYKELIGVTL; this is translated from the coding sequence ATGTTATCAGCATCAGAATACGAAGCCCGCGAAAAAAAATTCCTGCAGAGCTATGCCGTAAAGGCATCCGAGACCAAGGGAAGAATTTTTGAAGAAGAGCCCCCAAGTTTTCGCAGCCATTTTCAGCGCGACCGAGATCGCATTATTCACTGCGAAGCCTTCAGAAGGCTTGAGTACAAAACCCAAGTTTTTGCCAACGATGAAGGTGATCACTACCGAACTCGCCTCACCCACACGCTTGAAGTAGCGCAGATTTCAAGAACCATTGCCAGAACGCTTGGCCTTAACGAAGATTTGGCCGAAGCCATAGCCTTGGCGCACGATCTTGGCCACACCCCATTTGGCCACCGCGGCGAGGAAACCCTTGATGCGCTTATGAAATCGCACGGTGGCTACGAACACAACCATCAAAGTTATCGCATCATCACCAAACTAGAACGTCGCTATCCAGAATTTGATGGGCTCAATCTTTGTTACGAAGTACGCGAAGGTGTTGCAAAACACAGTGGCGAATACAACAAGCCAAACCTTTCAGATTTTTCCGACGATGGCTATCCAAATTTAGAAGCGCAAGTAGTAGACTGTGCAGATCAAATTGCCTACATGAACCACGATCTTGACGATGGATTACAATCGCAAAAAATAAGCTTCGATCAATTGGAAGAAGTCAGTTTGTGGAAAGACAATTTCAACGCCGTAAAAGAAAAATATCCGAACGCAAAACCAAAACTGCTCAAATACCAAACCATTCGACGCCTTATCACGCTTCTTATTTTGGATCTTCAAGAAGAAGCTCTTCGCAGAATACATGAATATAAAATTAAAACTGTAAATGACGTTCGTGAACGAGGAAAAAATTGTATTCGCTTTAGTCCAAAGCAAGAAAAAAGAAATACTGAACTGCTTCAATTTTTGTATGCACATTTTTACCGTCACCCAGACATTGAGAAAATGGCAAAGCGCTCTGATGCAGTTATATCAGGTCTTTACGAAGTATATCTCAATAACATTGAACTTTTGCCAAAAAGTTTATGCGAAAA